A section of the Mangifera indica cultivar Alphonso chromosome 12, CATAS_Mindica_2.1, whole genome shotgun sequence genome encodes:
- the LOC123192707 gene encoding uncharacterized acetyltransferase At3g50280-like has translation MAASVLVSSPTLVSKRVIFPDQKSTLGDLKLSVSDLRMLSSHYIQKGGLFARPNLSIDSLISLLKTALSQALTRFPPLAGRLKTDSDGYIYITCNDAGADFIHKNAAKFFIRDILAPLHVPEIVKSFFPLDRTISYDGHCKPLLTVQVTELADGLFISCAVNHAVTDGTSFWNFFNTFAELARGMKKISKQPDFSRDSVLISPVVLRIPDGGLKVTFNEYEPLSERIFSLSRDSILKLKARVNNKTWIDNGDINAAELMEKPSNDPYCNTLLKKTESNAEISSFQSLCALLWRAVTRARKLPASKTTTLRMAVNCRHRLNPKLDPLYFGNAIQGISTYASAGDILSNDLRWCAGQLNKNVKAHDDKTVRRFVSDWESNPRVFPPGNLEGASMIIGSSPRFPMYDNDFGWGRPLAVRSGCANKFDGKISAFAGREGGGSVDLEVVLAPGTVAGIESDNEFMQFVSS, from the coding sequence atggcggCTTCAGTTTTAGTTTCTTCTCCAACTCTGGTCTCCAAACGCGTCATTTTTCCTGACCAGAAATCAACTCTTGGAGACCTTAAGCTTTCAGTTTCTGACCTTCGAATGCTTTCTTCTCACTACATCCAAAAAGGAGGCCTTTTCGCTCGGCCCAATCTATCCATTGACTCTCTCATTTCTCTCTTGAAGACAGCTCTCTCTCAAGCTCTCACTCGTTTTCCTCCTCTTGCTGGTCGCTTGAAAACCGACTCCGATGGCTACATCTATATCACCTGCAACGACGCGGGTGCGGATTTTATTCACAAAAATGCCGCGAAGTTCTTTATTCGCGATATTCTTGCTCCGCTTCACGTCCCTGAAATCGTCAAGAGCTTCTTCCCTCTTGACAGAACTATCAGCTATGACGGCCATTGTAAACCGCTCTTGACGGTACAAGTGACGGAGCTTGCCGATGGTTTGTTCATTAGCTGCGCTGTGAATCACGCGGTCACGGACGGCACGTCCTTCTGGAATTTCTTCAACACTTTCGCTGAACTCGCGAGAGGAATGAAGAAAATCTCTAAACAACCCGATTTTTCTCGCGACTCGGTGTTGATTTCTCCAGTGGTTTTGAGAATTCCCGACGGTGGACTCAAGGTGACTTTCAATGAATACGAACCGTTGAGTGAAAGAATATTCAGTCTCAGCAGAGATTCGATTTTGAAACTGAAAGCAAGAGTCAACAATAAGACATGGATTGATAACGGCGACATTAACGCCGCTGAATTAATGGAGAAGCCAAGTAACGATCCGTACTGTAACACGCTGTTGAAGAAGACGGAGTCAAATGCGGAGATATCGTCGTTTCAGTCACTGTGTGCTCTTTTATGGCGGGCGGTGACTCGAGCGAGAAAATTACCCGCATCCAAAACGACGACGCTTAGGATGGCGGTCAACTGCCGTCACAGATTGAACCCAAAACTGGATCCATTGTATTTCGGTAATGCAATTCAAGGCATTTCCACATACGCGTCAGCTGGCGACATATTGAGTAATGATCTGAGGTGGTGCGCGGGGCAGCTGAACAAAAACGTGAAGGCTCATGACGACAAGACGGTGCGTCGTTTTGTGTCGGATTGGGAGAGCAATCCTCGAGTGTTCCCGCCAGGGAACTTGGAAGGTGCATCAATGATTATAGGAAGCTCGCCAAGATTCCCGATGTACGACAATGATTTTGGATGGGGCCGACCTTTGGCGGTTAGAAGTGGATGTGCGAACAAATTTGATGGTAAGATATCGGCTTTTGCTGGGCGTGAAGGTGGTGGTAGCGTTGATCTGGAGGTGGTTTTGGCGCCTGGAACAGTGGCCGGGATTGAATCTGATAATGAGTTCATGCAATTCGTCTCAAGTTAA